A region from the Fusibacter sp. A1 genome encodes:
- the rd gene encoding rubredoxin: MEKFVCVACGYEYDPEIGDPDGGVAPGTSFDDIPDDWVCPLCGVGKDMFEPA, translated from the coding sequence ATGGAAAAGTTTGTTTGCGTAGCATGTGGATATGAATATGATCCAGAAATCGGTGATCCAGATGGTGGAGTAGCGCCAGGTACATCTTTTGACGATATCCCAGATGATTGGGTTTGCCCATTATGTGGAGTTGGCAAGGATATGTTCGAGCCAGCTTAG
- a CDS encoding FAD-dependent oxidoreductase, with the protein MKTLKLKDGITWIGSLDPDLRIFDIVMHTEFGTTYNSYVVQGTEKTAVFETVKVKCFDEYMEKLRSVVDPASIDYIVVDHTEPDHAGSVELLLDYAPNAVVLGSAAAINFLKAIANRDFRYEVVNFDTEIDLGGKTLKFISAPFLHWPDSIYTYIKEDKTIITCDSFGSHYSFDDILYSKMTDGNKKDYNKALLYYYTMIMGPFKPHVLAAIDKIEDLDIDLICPGHGPVLDENPRQIVETYRNWSTESNPNTKKTVIIPYVAAYGYTKELADKITEGIRSAGDIDVKLYDMVYADKSEVMEEIKWADGYLFGTPTINGDALPPIMDLVMGMSPIVHGRRLAAAFGSYGWSGEGVPNVDARLKALRMKMYAPGLRVNFKPSESELEAAFEYGLGFGEKLLGREPSIHFSLDVNDGEKHINPSGEMKLWKCVVCNEVFEGVEPPDICPACGASHEQFEEYVVVENTFASQEEYDVVIIGASAAGVAAAEAVRMRNQNASIELISAENHLGYYRPMLSDYLNGSHQESMFYLHDKSWYEENKIVTTLGVRVEMIDTENKLLELSNGASRKYEKLILANGSQNMIPKINEIEKTGVFNLKTIEDADAIKAYAKNAKKCVVIGAGLLGLEAAWELKELGLEIVVLERENRALPRQLDKDASSLFESGIDHAGIDFYKDTMVSAITGKEHVEGVQLCDGEFIACDMVIYSTGVKPSIDLFDNTGIITNRGVIVNDQMMTNARDVFACGDVCEHEGIVYGIWPTAIEQGTVAGANAVGDTIAFKPSIPANVFNGMHMKVFSIGDIGRDENHSYKEVGDIQEKQGVYKKMFFRNNHFVGGILIGDVAKSLTMIRGVGKQADIKEMVEEIVLK; encoded by the coding sequence ATGAAAACCTTAAAACTCAAAGATGGTATCACTTGGATCGGTTCACTTGATCCCGATTTAAGAATATTCGATATCGTAATGCACACGGAATTCGGTACGACGTACAATTCCTATGTGGTGCAGGGCACAGAAAAGACCGCTGTGTTTGAAACTGTTAAAGTAAAGTGTTTTGATGAATATATGGAAAAGTTGCGATCGGTAGTAGACCCTGCGAGCATCGACTATATCGTTGTAGATCACACCGAACCCGACCATGCGGGTAGTGTGGAGCTGCTGCTTGATTATGCTCCAAACGCTGTCGTTTTAGGATCAGCAGCTGCCATCAACTTTTTAAAGGCGATTGCCAACCGTGACTTCAGATATGAGGTCGTCAACTTCGATACTGAAATCGACCTTGGTGGAAAAACACTCAAGTTCATCTCAGCACCTTTCCTACATTGGCCGGATTCGATCTATACCTATATAAAAGAAGACAAGACCATCATCACCTGTGACAGTTTCGGTTCACATTATTCCTTTGATGATATCTTGTACTCGAAAATGACCGATGGGAATAAAAAGGACTACAACAAAGCCCTTCTCTATTACTATACGATGATTATGGGACCTTTCAAGCCGCATGTGCTTGCTGCGATAGATAAGATCGAGGACCTTGATATCGACCTGATCTGCCCTGGACACGGACCTGTGCTTGATGAAAATCCAAGACAGATCGTGGAAACCTATCGCAACTGGTCGACTGAGAGTAATCCGAATACGAAAAAAACCGTCATCATCCCTTATGTGGCAGCCTACGGTTACACCAAAGAACTGGCAGACAAGATCACAGAAGGTATCCGCTCGGCAGGTGATATCGATGTCAAACTCTATGACATGGTGTATGCGGATAAGTCCGAGGTGATGGAAGAAATCAAGTGGGCGGACGGTTACCTGTTCGGCACACCGACCATCAACGGCGACGCGCTTCCACCAATCATGGATCTTGTGATGGGCATGTCTCCTATCGTACACGGCAGAAGACTTGCTGCGGCCTTCGGTTCTTACGGATGGTCTGGCGAAGGAGTTCCAAACGTCGATGCGAGGCTTAAGGCCCTTAGAATGAAAATGTACGCGCCTGGTCTCAGAGTCAACTTCAAACCTTCTGAGAGCGAACTGGAAGCGGCTTTCGAATACGGATTGGGATTCGGTGAAAAACTGCTTGGCCGAGAACCTTCCATCCACTTCAGCCTTGATGTGAACGACGGCGAAAAACATATCAATCCAAGCGGTGAGATGAAGCTTTGGAAGTGCGTTGTCTGTAATGAGGTGTTCGAAGGGGTTGAACCGCCAGACATCTGTCCAGCATGCGGCGCCTCCCATGAACAGTTTGAAGAATATGTCGTAGTGGAAAACACATTCGCATCACAGGAAGAATACGATGTCGTCATCATCGGCGCATCGGCTGCCGGTGTCGCCGCAGCAGAAGCGGTAAGAATGAGAAACCAAAACGCAAGCATCGAGCTGATAAGCGCGGAAAACCACCTGGGTTATTACAGACCCATGCTCTCAGACTACCTCAACGGGTCGCATCAGGAAAGTATGTTCTACCTACACGACAAATCCTGGTACGAAGAGAACAAGATCGTCACCACACTCGGTGTAAGAGTGGAGATGATCGACACAGAAAACAAACTGCTTGAGCTTTCAAACGGAGCCAGTAGAAAATACGAAAAATTGATTCTGGCAAATGGATCGCAGAACATGATACCGAAGATCAACGAAATCGAAAAAACCGGCGTGTTCAACCTAAAGACGATCGAGGATGCGGATGCGATCAAAGCCTATGCGAAAAACGCGAAAAAATGCGTGGTGATCGGCGCAGGCCTCTTAGGTCTTGAAGCGGCGTGGGAACTGAAAGAACTCGGACTTGAGATCGTCGTACTCGAACGTGAGAACAGAGCCCTTCCACGACAACTCGACAAAGATGCTTCAAGCCTTTTCGAGTCGGGCATCGACCACGCGGGCATCGACTTCTACAAAGACACGATGGTAAGCGCTATCACAGGCAAAGAGCACGTTGAAGGGGTCCAGCTATGCGACGGCGAGTTCATCGCATGCGACATGGTCATCTACTCGACGGGAGTAAAACCGAGCATAGACTTATTTGACAACACAGGTATCATCACCAACCGAGGCGTCATCGTAAACGACCAGATGATGACCAACGCACGGGACGTGTTCGCCTGCGGCGACGTATGCGAGCATGAAGGCATTGTCTACGGCATCTGGCCGACAGCCATCGAACAGGGCACCGTAGCCGGCGCGAACGCGGTCGGAGACACAATCGCCTTCAAGCCGTCCATCCCTGCCAATGTCTTTAACGGTATGCACATGAAGGTGTTCTCCATAGGCGATATCGGCCGTGATGAGAACCATAGCTATAAAGAAGTTGGAGACATCCAAGAAAAACAAGGCGTCTATAAGAAGATGTTCTTCAGAAACAACCACTTCGTCGGCGGCATCCTAATCGGCGACGTGGCAAAATCACTCACCATGATCCGCGGAGTCGGCAAACAGGCTGACATCAAGGAAATGGTGGAGGAAATCGTACTTAAATAG
- a CDS encoding desulfoferrodoxin: protein MAKRLEVYKCEACGNIVEVYHGGPGALVCCDEEMQLLEEKTADKTTEKHVPVIEKIDGGFKVTVGSTLHPMTEEHFIEWIELVADGKVYTEYLKPGQEPVAIFMVEANEVVAREYCNLHGHWKS, encoded by the coding sequence ATGGCTAAAAGACTTGAAGTTTACAAATGTGAGGCTTGTGGCAACATCGTGGAAGTCTATCATGGTGGTCCAGGCGCACTTGTATGTTGTGATGAGGAAATGCAGCTTTTAGAAGAAAAAACTGCTGATAAGACTACTGAGAAACATGTACCTGTAATCGAAAAAATCGATGGCGGCTTTAAGGTGACTGTTGGATCTACACTTCACCCGATGACAGAAGAACATTTTATCGAGTGGATTGAACTTGTTGCGGATGGAAAAGTCTACACAGAATATTTAAAGCCGGGTCAAGAACCGGTTGCCATATTTATGGTTGAAGCAAACGAAGTGGTTGCTCGTGAATATTGT
- a CDS encoding Fur family transcriptional regulator produces MKLRIDNIGDYLKSHNIKPSFQRMKIFEYLYQNRTHPTVDEIYKELVSEIPTLSKTTVYNTLNLFVEKDIAQLITIEETEARYDANTKVHGHFKCEKCKEVYDFETDIINIESGSLDAFQINQKHIYFKGICNKCL; encoded by the coding sequence ATGAAGCTAAGAATTGACAACATCGGTGATTATCTGAAAAGTCATAACATCAAACCGTCATTTCAGCGCATGAAAATTTTTGAATACCTGTATCAAAATCGTACACACCCGACAGTTGATGAAATCTACAAGGAATTGGTTTCTGAAATTCCCACATTATCAAAGACAACTGTATACAATACGCTCAATCTTTTCGTAGAAAAAGATATCGCACAACTTATCACAATCGAAGAAACTGAAGCTAGGTATGATGCGAATACAAAGGTTCACGGACATTTTAAATGCGAAAAATGTAAAGAGGTTTATGACTTTGAAACAGATATAATCAACATTGAATCAGGTTCACTTGATGCATTCCAGATTAATCAAAAACATATTTATTTTAAAGGGATTTGTAACAAGTGTCTTTAA
- a CDS encoding DUF3795 domain-containing protein: MERKTKIGSCGLACVVCSYECEGCVQEKAKSCEVKACSMEKGVGGCHACKEFPCEKDLFKNKRVMAFNCCARDMGVDAFADKLLQQQAQGVEYHKADQSPGDYDVMPSQEAIEAFIKS; encoded by the coding sequence ATGGAAAGAAAAACTAAAATCGGCAGTTGCGGTCTGGCCTGTGTCGTATGCAGCTACGAGTGTGAAGGATGCGTACAGGAAAAGGCCAAATCATGTGAAGTGAAGGCGTGCAGCATGGAAAAAGGTGTCGGAGGCTGTCATGCCTGCAAGGAGTTTCCTTGTGAGAAGGACCTCTTCAAAAATAAACGCGTCATGGCATTCAACTGCTGCGCACGCGACATGGGTGTGGACGCTTTTGCGGACAAGCTGCTGCAGCAGCAGGCTCAGGGAGTAGAGTACCATAAAGCGGACCAGTCGCCTGGCGATTATGATGTGATGCCATCACAAGAGGCGATAGAGGCCTTTATAAAAAGCTAA
- a CDS encoding gamma-glutamyl-gamma-aminobutyrate hydrolase family protein, giving the protein MKKIGVTTYIDTCGKKNRNMISTSSVKAIDSADGIPIVIPLSVKHDKLEGYIDTIDGIIFTGGVDINPSLYGHEPIDHTKHVSDIRDSVEMHLLRLAIEKGIPVMGICRGFQLINIYYGGTLYQDINTEYDTSLDHQGKQVGTGGLAHDVELVEDSKVFDVYKKRTLGVNSMHHQAINLLGDGLRVTARANDGIVEAIEHRTDNVMGVQWHPENLIGSEEDHIIIFKHFVEGANTK; this is encoded by the coding sequence ATGAAGAAAATCGGAGTGACCACTTACATCGACACGTGTGGTAAGAAAAACAGGAACATGATCAGTACCTCATCTGTGAAGGCGATTGACTCGGCGGACGGCATACCGATTGTCATCCCCTTGTCCGTAAAACATGACAAACTAGAGGGTTACATCGATACGATTGATGGGATCATCTTCACTGGTGGTGTGGATATCAATCCATCTTTATACGGACATGAGCCGATCGACCATACGAAGCATGTTTCTGATATCAGGGATAGCGTAGAGATGCATCTCTTAAGACTCGCCATCGAAAAAGGGATACCGGTGATGGGAATCTGCAGGGGCTTCCAGCTGATCAACATCTATTACGGCGGTACCTTGTATCAGGACATCAATACGGAATATGATACAAGTCTCGACCATCAGGGAAAACAGGTGGGTACTGGCGGTCTGGCGCATGATGTCGAACTGGTTGAAGACAGCAAGGTGTTTGATGTGTACAAAAAGAGAACGCTAGGAGTCAATTCCATGCACCATCAGGCAATCAACCTCTTGGGCGACGGCCTGAGGGTTACTGCGAGAGCCAATGACGGAATCGTTGAAGCGATTGAACATAGGACTGACAATGTGATGGGCGTGCAGTGGCATCCAGAGAACCTGATAGGATCCGAGGAAGACCATATCATCATATTCAAGCACTTTGTTGAAGGTGCCAATACTAAATAA
- a CDS encoding YafY family protein gives MKLQRLLRIVTYLLNKEFATAKVLAERFEVSERTIQRDIESINMAGIPVVSLRGVKGGYQLLDTFRLSRQVADQQDLQVMRMALESAMSAWENKKLKGAYEKIGSLTSTSAHPVKLDFSSANENPKITTLLTGIEDAIRSEKQLAVTYVNADHGSSEKRLEPIYLAYQWYSWYLVAFDTQKQVYRTYKVARITELKVTGSSFSNHHPDHAQIRSLVSQEELKTVEVEIKYADKIAVSVDEYLMPMDVKRVDEETLCAKLHIIPKERLWKGILLSFGSDLEVVEPQEIRTLLEEHTRKIMTIYSKHDS, from the coding sequence ATGAAACTACAAAGATTGCTAAGGATAGTGACCTACCTGCTCAATAAGGAGTTTGCAACCGCAAAGGTGTTGGCTGAGAGGTTTGAGGTTTCTGAAAGAACCATTCAAAGGGATATCGAGAGCATCAATATGGCAGGCATACCTGTGGTGTCGCTAAGGGGTGTAAAGGGCGGTTATCAGCTACTGGATACCTTTAGGCTGTCCAGGCAAGTTGCCGACCAACAGGATCTACAGGTGATGCGGATGGCTTTGGAGTCGGCGATGAGTGCTTGGGAAAACAAGAAGTTGAAGGGTGCTTATGAAAAGATAGGCTCGTTGACATCAACGTCTGCACATCCTGTCAAACTGGACTTTAGCTCCGCGAATGAAAATCCAAAAATCACTACTTTGCTGACCGGTATCGAAGACGCGATTCGAAGTGAAAAACAACTTGCAGTCACTTATGTAAATGCCGATCACGGTTCAAGCGAGAAACGTTTGGAGCCTATCTACCTGGCATATCAGTGGTACAGCTGGTACCTTGTAGCTTTTGATACGCAAAAACAAGTCTACAGGACCTATAAGGTGGCTCGTATCACCGAGTTGAAAGTCACGGGATCCTCCTTTTCTAATCATCATCCAGACCATGCTCAGATTCGGTCTCTGGTCTCTCAGGAAGAGCTAAAGACCGTCGAAGTGGAAATTAAATACGCGGATAAGATCGCTGTTTCTGTCGATGAGTATCTCATGCCTATGGATGTCAAAAGGGTTGACGAGGAAACTTTATGTGCAAAACTGCACATCATCCCCAAAGAAAGATTATGGAAGGGAATCTTACTCAGTTTCGGCAGTGATCTCGAAGTTGTTGAACCGCAAGAGATAAGAACGCTCCTTGAGGAGCATACAAGAAAAATAATGACTATTTATTCGAAACACGACAGCTAG
- the rd gene encoding rubredoxin, with product MQKYVCIACGYEYDPEIGDPDGGVAPGTSFDDIPEDWVCPLCGVGKDMFEPA from the coding sequence ATGCAAAAGTATGTTTGTATTGCTTGTGGTTATGAGTACGACCCAGAAATCGGTGATCCGGATGGCGGAGTAGCACCTGGAACATCATTCGATGACATTCCAGAAGATTGGGTTTGCCCTCTATGCGGAGTCGGCAAAGACATGTTTGAACCAGCTTAA